A window of Papilio machaon chromosome 1, ilPapMach1.1, whole genome shotgun sequence contains these coding sequences:
- the LOC106714284 gene encoding uncharacterized protein LOC106714284 — protein MQTWALVVCAAALAALTGAQKPGRFLSLPQPQKCANRPKEFFYRGHNYFFTGHVPSLANKKFDWLDGRNICREYCMDLVSMETQEENNLIFKLIQTNDIPYIWTSGRLCDFKGCESRKDLEPKNIFGWFWSANREKMSPTNQIPNGWGYNPWSQTGHKKQRQPDNAEFDINGTTESCLSILNNVYNDGIAWHDVACYHEKPVVCEDSEELLNYVASTNPGLRL, from the exons ATGCAGACGTGGGCGTTGGTGGTGTGCGCGGCCGCGCTGGCGGCGCTGACCGGCGCGCAGAAGCCAGGCCGCTTCCTCTCCCTACCACAGCCGCAGAAATGCGCCAACA GACCAAAGGAATTTTTCTACCGAGGCCATAACTACTTCTTTACTGGACACGTACCCTCATTGGCCAACAAGAAGTTCGACTGGCTGGACGGACGTAACATTTGCCGCGAGTACTGCATGGACCTCGTCTCCATGGAGACGCAAGAAGAGAACAATCTCATCTTCAAACTTATACAGACAA ATGACATACCTTACATTTGGACATCTGGTCGTCTCTGTGACTTCAAGGGTTGCGAGTCCCGCAAAGACCTTGAACCTAAGAACATCTTCGGATGGTTCTGGTCCGCTAACAGGGAAAAGATGTCGCCCACCAACCAG ATTCCCAACGGTTGGGGTTACAACCCTTGGTCTCAGACTGGTCACAAGAAGCAGCGTCAACCTGATAACGCGGAGTTTGACATCAACGGAACAACGGAGTCATGTTTGAGCATCCTCAACAATGTGTACAATGATGGCATCGCGTGGCATGACGTCGCCTGCTACCACGAGAAGCCCGTCGTCTGTGAGGACTCTGAGGAACTTCTCAATTACGTCGCAAGCACCAACCCCGGCTTACGTCTGTGA
- the LOC106714194 gene encoding uncharacterized protein LOC106714194 — protein MDIIVTTFTNPFKFFCYVKGAISENVYLDDFTMLDKLSYDVSKVDHGQYVAVMWKNKWTRGIISMENQFLIWLIDHGIFLRPDKDTIYVDLPQRYKTYPSKVFEASIHGVIPVDKVISQECQITNGVTTEWNKGAIEKAQELIKNARNTYFVPLALMKTKYNDVILGDLYLEKPGNRLMNFIQELELWPVFLECNKKAYINNLQNFYTSRRKHRACFVKPNVIDSNMPVMTLETNLVEYNAICVKQPEFSLIQNSEGSSIDGSTVLDIDQKGEKTVYKLTHDEIEKYADMNITLHGREYNALKILVNKIRDLNICERYKDHDLKTIGCGITTRRCLH, from the exons ATGGATATTATTGTAACCACTTTTACAAatccttttaaatttttttgttatgttaaagGTGCAATTAGTGAAAATGTTTATCTCGATGATTTCACGATGCTCGACAAACTTTCTTACGATGTTTCCAAAGTAGATCACGGACAg TATGTAGCAGTAATGTGGAAAAATAAATGGACTCGAGGGATAATTTCGATGGAAAATCAGTTTTTGATTTGGTTAATCGATCATGGTATATTTTTGCGACCTGATAAGGATACGATTTACGTAGACTTACCTCAGCGTTACAAGACGTACCCAAGTAAAGTTTTTGAAGCTAGTATTCATGGTGTTATTCCAGTAGATAAG GTTATCAGTCAAGAGTGTCAGATAACAAATGGTGTTACCACTGAATGGAACAAGGGAGCCATTGAAAAAGCTCaagaattgataaaaaatgctAGGAACACTTATTTTGTACCTCTTGCAttgatgaaaacaaaatacaatgaTGTG aTACTTGGAGACTTATATCTAGAAAAGCCTGGCAATCGCCTGATGAATTTTATTCAGGAATTAGAATTATGGCCTGTATTTttagaatgtaataaaaaagcataCATAAATA atctacaaaatttttatacaagtcgACGTAAACATCGTGCTTGTTTCGTGAAACCAAACGTTATAGATTCAAATATGCCCGTTATGACTTTAGAAACAAACTTAGTTGAGTACAACGCCATCTGTGTTAAGCAACCggaattttcattaattcaaaattccGAAGGGAGCTCAATAGATGGCAGCACTGTACTTGATATTGATCAAAAAGGGGAGAAAACTGTTTACAAATTAACGCAtgatgaaattgaaaaatatgccGATATGAATATAACTCTACACGGTCGAGAATATAAtgctttgaaaatattagtaaacaaAATTCGAGATCTAAATATTTGCGAACGTTACAAAGACCACGATTTAAAAACGATTGGATGTGGTATAACTACACGAAGATGTTTgcattag